A genomic window from Oceanobacillus timonensis includes:
- the carB gene encoding carbamoyl-phosphate synthase (glutamine-hydrolyzing) large subunit, which produces MPLHPGIKKVLVIGSGPIVIGQAAEFDYAGTQACLALKEEGLDVVLINNNPATIMTDETIADQVYLEPLEVEAIEKIIEKEKPDGLIGTLGGQTGLNLSLELYDKGILEKYGVTLLGTSIASIQKGEDREKFRDLMISIQEPISESQIVTNIEEGLQFAEKIGYPVILRPAYTLGGEGGGFANNEEAFRELLAKGLHLSPITQVLVERSIKGWKEIEYEVMRDENDACQIICDMENVDPVGVHTGDSIVVAPTQTLTAEQSQILRDASIKIIRALEVVGGCNIQFALHPDTNEYCIIEVNPRVSRSSALASKATGYPIARVAAKCAVGYQLDELVDPVSGATYLHFTPDLDYTVVKIPRFPFDKFSEADRTLGTQMKATGEVMSLEKTFEGALNKAVRSLEMNVQSLRWPVFAEKSDDALMALLEEPNDLRLFAIGEAFWRQYTVAEIAERTLIQPYFLEKIAAVIQVEKEVAATGWENITEEKILQAKQYNISDVQLAKLLHIEPAVLRQFYQNHGLAPHYRFVDTCPGTSGQNSTYFYSTWSGGNQVHPASNKKKALVIGSGPIRIGQGVEFDYCSVHAVQALQKAGYEAVMINNNPETVSTDYTVADRLYFEPLALEDVLHVIEKENIQDVLVQFGGQTAINLMEQLQEAGVSILGTTPENMDKMEDREQFYAFLEQLNIAHIQGEIVHDTEQAKEAAHQLGFPVLIRPSYVIGGQSMFVCYNKEELISNVQRVQIDTYDQCWPLLMDSYMPGLECEVDVVSDGENVVIPGIFEHIEKAGVHSGDSTSVFPAITLTEQQKAQVYQISKKIAKELPIIGMMNIQFVLYEEAVYVLEVNPRSSRTVPVMSKVTGIPLVSLAVNAQLGKSLQAFMKEFALYQEPEYYTVKAPVFSKNKLKGVDHILGPEMKSTGEAIGMDVTLEKAIKKAVIPSPHKTNNTKKWFVSISDHHKGESVPLMREIAKKAEMIATEGTSTFLKEKEIPSTPVNREISNLKKLFLQDPPGYVINVPSIGRDKERFGFQLRELCTQLNIPYFTSLETAKLVWQYPYLENTDIQSLQEYVKTLYKVSSVTS; this is translated from the coding sequence ATGCCATTACATCCAGGGATAAAGAAAGTGCTTGTGATCGGTTCGGGACCGATTGTTATCGGGCAAGCGGCAGAGTTTGATTACGCCGGGACACAAGCCTGTCTTGCTTTAAAAGAAGAAGGGCTAGACGTCGTTCTTATCAATAACAATCCTGCAACGATTATGACAGACGAAACGATTGCCGATCAGGTTTATTTAGAACCATTAGAAGTGGAAGCGATTGAAAAAATTATTGAAAAAGAAAAGCCGGATGGTCTGATCGGAACCTTAGGAGGGCAAACAGGGTTAAATCTATCCTTGGAACTGTATGATAAAGGAATTCTGGAAAAATACGGTGTGACACTGCTCGGTACATCCATTGCTTCGATCCAAAAGGGCGAAGATAGAGAAAAATTCAGAGATTTGATGATTTCCATTCAGGAGCCCATTTCTGAATCGCAAATTGTAACAAATATAGAGGAGGGTTTGCAGTTTGCGGAGAAAATCGGTTATCCTGTGATTCTTCGCCCGGCATATACATTAGGCGGAGAAGGTGGAGGGTTTGCCAATAATGAGGAAGCATTTCGCGAGCTGTTAGCAAAAGGTCTTCACTTAAGTCCGATTACGCAGGTGCTTGTAGAACGCAGTATTAAAGGCTGGAAGGAAATTGAATATGAAGTCATGCGTGATGAAAATGACGCTTGCCAAATTATTTGTGATATGGAGAATGTGGATCCTGTTGGTGTGCATACCGGTGATTCTATTGTGGTCGCCCCAACACAGACATTAACAGCCGAACAGAGCCAAATTTTGCGTGATGCATCCATAAAAATTATTCGTGCATTGGAAGTAGTAGGGGGCTGTAATATTCAATTTGCCTTGCATCCGGACACGAATGAATATTGTATTATCGAGGTTAATCCCCGTGTCAGCCGTTCGTCTGCTTTGGCTTCCAAAGCAACAGGCTATCCAATTGCCAGAGTGGCAGCAAAATGTGCAGTAGGTTATCAGCTGGATGAATTAGTCGATCCTGTCAGCGGAGCAACCTATCTTCATTTTACACCGGACTTGGATTATACCGTGGTAAAAATACCGCGTTTTCCATTTGATAAGTTTTCCGAAGCTGACCGTACTCTTGGCACCCAGATGAAGGCAACTGGAGAGGTTATGTCGTTAGAGAAAACGTTCGAAGGGGCATTAAATAAAGCAGTTCGTTCCTTGGAAATGAATGTACAATCTCTGCGTTGGCCGGTATTTGCAGAAAAGTCGGATGATGCGTTAATGGCATTACTTGAAGAGCCGAATGATTTACGTCTTTTTGCTATCGGAGAAGCTTTCTGGCGTCAATACACTGTTGCTGAGATAGCGGAGCGGACATTGATTCAACCTTATTTCTTGGAAAAGATAGCGGCGGTCATTCAGGTGGAAAAAGAAGTGGCAGCAACCGGCTGGGAGAATATCACGGAAGAAAAGATTTTACAGGCAAAGCAATATAATATCAGTGATGTTCAGTTAGCAAAACTTCTTCATATCGAACCAGCTGTACTTCGTCAATTTTATCAAAACCACGGGCTGGCGCCGCATTATCGTTTTGTGGATACATGCCCGGGTACCTCAGGTCAAAATTCAACTTATTTTTATTCTACCTGGTCAGGCGGCAATCAAGTACATCCGGCATCGAATAAGAAAAAAGCGCTGGTTATCGGATCTGGTCCAATTCGTATCGGACAGGGTGTAGAATTTGACTACTGTTCTGTCCATGCTGTACAGGCGTTGCAGAAAGCCGGTTATGAAGCGGTTATGATTAATAATAATCCGGAAACGGTAAGTACGGACTATACGGTGGCAGATCGTCTTTATTTTGAACCGCTCGCTCTGGAAGATGTTCTCCATGTTATAGAGAAAGAAAATATCCAAGATGTGCTTGTTCAATTTGGCGGTCAGACAGCGATTAATCTGATGGAGCAGTTACAAGAAGCAGGTGTTTCTATTTTGGGTACAACGCCTGAAAATATGGATAAAATGGAAGATCGGGAGCAATTTTATGCTTTTCTGGAGCAATTAAATATTGCCCATATTCAAGGAGAAATTGTCCATGATACGGAACAAGCAAAAGAAGCGGCACATCAGTTAGGTTTTCCGGTTTTGATTCGTCCATCTTATGTCATTGGCGGGCAATCCATGTTTGTCTGTTACAACAAAGAGGAACTTATCAGTAATGTTCAAAGAGTGCAGATAGATACGTATGACCAGTGCTGGCCGTTATTGATGGATTCTTACATGCCGGGATTAGAATGTGAAGTAGATGTAGTCAGTGACGGGGAAAATGTAGTTATTCCAGGCATCTTTGAACATATCGAAAAAGCAGGCGTTCATTCCGGAGACAGTACGAGTGTGTTTCCAGCTATTACCTTAACAGAACAGCAAAAAGCACAAGTCTATCAAATCTCTAAAAAGATTGCCAAAGAGCTTCCGATTATCGGAATGATGAATATCCAGTTCGTTCTTTATGAAGAAGCAGTGTACGTTCTGGAAGTAAATCCAAGATCTTCCCGGACGGTTCCCGTAATGAGTAAGGTAACCGGTATTCCACTGGTTTCTTTAGCAGTAAATGCGCAATTAGGCAAATCTCTGCAGGCCTTTATGAAAGAATTCGCCTTGTACCAGGAGCCGGAATATTACACCGTGAAAGCACCAGTTTTTTCTAAAAACAAATTAAAAGGTGTTGATCATATTTTAGGCCCGGAAATGAAATCCACCGGAGAAGCCATTGGAATGGATGTGACATTGGAAAAGGCGATAAAAAAAGCGGTTATACCGTCTCCGCATAAGACGAATAACACGAAAAAATGGTTTGTATCGATAAGCGATCATCATAAGGGAGAAAGCGTCCCCTTGATGCGGGAAATTGCCAAAAAAGCAGAAATGATTGCTACTGAGGGAACAAGTACCTTTCTGAAGGAAAAAGAAATTCCTTCTACCCCCGTGAATCGAGAAATAAGTAACCTTAAAAAGCTGTTTTTACAAGATCCGCCGGGATATGTGATAAATGTTCCGAGCATTGGCAGGGATAAAGAACGATTTGGTTTCCAGCTGAGAGAGTTATGTACGCAATTGAATATCCCTTATTTCACCAGCTTGGAAACGGCAAAACTCGTCTGGCAATATCCGTATTTGGAGAATACAGATATACAATCGTTACAGGAATATGTAAAGACGTTGTATAAAGTGAGCAGTGTAACTTCATAA
- a CDS encoding STM3941 family protein yields the protein MNSQEMYFKSPKGKSFVSFIFSLAFFTLGIALCTYFFKEGNTVDGFIFAVFPLIFGVSTLLMFKMLVTSDPYITLTKEELIVKHPLKRAMRLRWTYIRRYDIRKVNLISSIVIYLDDNEEYKALRKRSFANRRIRDRLSTNAIAQTLQTNFLLGLVKRKERTELLKELDIRAFGAETDVFALEKEQNRQILGEKAAEMVSPKSLSDQRKEEALQLEQYSQINKKYILKIVGISFFITIVFSFLMYQAEGDNFYSESMPVMVIGFILYPIARMIYDIAGGFKLSFKLKGSAAPHLDKLEFFIHIFLLYILSFIVIPLGAVYLIVRAAFRGFRNEE from the coding sequence GTGAATTCACAGGAAATGTATTTTAAATCGCCGAAAGGAAAAAGTTTCGTATCGTTTATCTTTTCCTTGGCTTTTTTTACGCTAGGAATAGCATTATGCACTTATTTTTTTAAAGAAGGGAATACCGTTGACGGTTTTATCTTTGCTGTTTTCCCATTGATTTTTGGAGTGTCAACGTTGCTTATGTTTAAAATGCTGGTAACGTCCGATCCGTATATTACTTTGACAAAAGAAGAACTTATTGTGAAACATCCATTAAAACGCGCGATGCGTCTCAGATGGACATATATTAGAAGGTATGACATACGAAAGGTTAATCTCATCAGTTCTATAGTCATTTATTTAGATGACAATGAAGAATATAAAGCGCTGCGAAAACGTTCATTTGCAAACAGGCGAATTCGCGATCGATTATCAACGAACGCAATTGCCCAGACGCTACAAACAAATTTTTTACTAGGGCTGGTTAAGCGGAAGGAAAGAACAGAACTTTTGAAAGAACTTGACATACGTGCGTTCGGAGCTGAAACGGATGTGTTTGCACTTGAAAAAGAGCAAAATAGACAAATACTAGGAGAAAAAGCAGCGGAAATGGTGTCGCCGAAGAGCTTGTCTGATCAAAGGAAAGAAGAAGCGTTGCAGTTAGAACAATATAGCCAGATCAATAAGAAGTACATATTGAAAATTGTCGGAATCAGTTTCTTCATAACCATTGTTTTTTCCTTCCTTATGTATCAAGCAGAGGGGGATAATTTTTATAGTGAGTCTATGCCGGTAATGGTCATCGGGTTTATTTTGTATCCAATTGCAAGAATGATTTATGATATTGCCGGAGGATTCAAACTTAGTTTTAAGTTAAAAGGAAGTGCGGCGCCACATCTTGATAAACTGGAATTTTTTATTCATATTTTTCTTCTTTATATATTGAGTTTTATCGTTATTCCCCTGGGAGCTGTTTATTTGATTGTGCGGGCGGCATTTCGTGGGTTCCGGAACGAGGAATAA
- the dat gene encoding D-amino-acid transaminase codes for MSLYSTILSQSEFVDKDSLNYPFEERGLQFGDGVYEVIRIYNGEYYLLTEHVNRLYRSAEAIKINIPYHKEKMTALLYQLLEKNNMNNDGKVYLQITRGSAPRDHAFPSEVTPNIYAYLQDLPRNENLLENGVKTISQRDVRWENCYIKSLNLLPNVLAKQTAKENNCYEAILHRDGVVTECSSSNIYLVKDGKVYTHPATNNILHGCVRMAVERFLNDENIPLIEEAFHMEDIQHADEMFLSSSTSEVLPVIQLDSVVVGNGEPGKITRTLQKAYEQDAKISDKLIKNV; via the coding sequence ATGTCTTTATATTCAACTATTCTTAGCCAATCAGAATTTGTTGATAAGGATAGTCTTAACTACCCGTTTGAAGAAAGGGGATTGCAGTTTGGTGACGGGGTTTATGAGGTAATACGTATTTATAATGGAGAATACTATCTCTTGACAGAACACGTCAATCGGCTCTATCGTTCTGCCGAAGCCATCAAAATAAACATTCCTTACCATAAAGAAAAGATGACGGCACTGTTATACCAGCTACTGGAAAAAAACAACATGAATAACGACGGAAAAGTATATCTGCAAATCACACGTGGTTCTGCCCCTCGTGATCATGCCTTTCCAAGTGAAGTCACGCCTAACATCTATGCTTACCTTCAGGATTTACCAAGAAATGAAAACCTGCTGGAAAACGGTGTGAAGACGATTTCTCAACGTGATGTCCGTTGGGAAAACTGTTATATCAAAAGTTTGAATCTGTTGCCGAATGTTTTAGCAAAACAGACCGCGAAAGAAAATAATTGTTATGAAGCGATTCTCCACCGTGATGGTGTAGTGACAGAATGCAGTTCTTCCAATATTTATTTAGTCAAAGATGGGAAAGTATACACGCATCCAGCTACAAATAACATTCTGCATGGCTGTGTACGTATGGCAGTAGAGCGTTTTCTGAACGACGAAAATATTCCGCTGATTGAAGAAGCTTTCCATATGGAAGATATTCAGCACGCAGATGAAATGTTCTTATCCAGCAGCACATCGGAAGTATTACCGGTTATTCAGCTTGATAGTGTTGTCGTTGGTAATGGGGAACCTGGAAAAATCACCCGTACATTGCAAAAAGCATATGAACAGGACGCTAAAATCTCCGACAAATTGATTAAAAACGTATAA
- a CDS encoding ABC-ATPase domain-containing protein — MKQLKNTLSQIDHKSYKAYKQIAGSYMYPRHTLYIDYVQGDPFASPSKIRVVIPEKERAIASEWLETKARRIAVEDAFARVVSKAVHQNNIPVKGSGKSGMIAFDGPGQEILERTGVRISEQSITVCLSVGLPANGRTINGKEAMKLFDQVVPSLIEHSIFQIQDRTIQQAIQLADQQETIWEKMKENNWVSFIANGSILPRKSGVSDLPAKGAIAFRSPAEDEVELELPHGKTIKGMAVKQGVTLITGGGYHGKSTLLQAIERGVYPHCNGDGREFICTDPSAVKIRAEDGREISSVDISPFISNLPHGKDTTSFSSSNASGSTSQAANVMEALEIGAETLLIDEDTSATNFMIRDGRMQKLIDPENEPITPFIHRITQLAEEADKSVILVTGGSGDYFAVADNVILMEEYKPKNVTKRAKEIIKEDPIAHSNVEPTDFMNVKNRKLLASTFPKQADRKFKIQAKGQFQILFGKEPITFAYTEQLTDPSQTRMIAEVIQYLYRNNGEQYASFSDLIQHIDDKMDQGLEKLTKSNGKHPGDLARPRKNEIAAVLNRMRKAVFSMK; from the coding sequence ATGAAACAGCTAAAAAATACGTTATCACAAATTGACCATAAAAGTTACAAAGCATACAAACAAATTGCCGGAAGTTATATGTATCCGCGTCATACGCTTTATATAGATTATGTACAAGGAGACCCATTTGCCAGCCCTTCTAAAATAAGAGTTGTTATTCCGGAAAAAGAGCGTGCCATCGCATCCGAATGGCTGGAAACAAAAGCACGTCGAATTGCTGTAGAAGATGCTTTTGCCAGAGTGGTCAGTAAAGCAGTACATCAAAATAACATACCTGTGAAAGGTTCCGGTAAAAGTGGCATGATTGCTTTTGACGGACCGGGTCAGGAGATACTGGAACGCACTGGTGTCCGTATTTCAGAGCAATCCATAACCGTTTGTTTATCAGTAGGTTTACCTGCTAATGGACGTACGATAAACGGAAAAGAAGCAATGAAGTTATTTGATCAAGTCGTTCCATCGTTAATCGAACACTCCATTTTTCAAATTCAGGATAGAACAATTCAGCAAGCTATCCAGTTAGCAGATCAACAGGAAACGATCTGGGAGAAAATGAAAGAAAACAATTGGGTCAGTTTTATTGCCAATGGCTCTATTTTGCCGAGAAAAAGCGGTGTCAGTGATTTACCGGCCAAGGGAGCGATAGCTTTCAGGAGCCCTGCAGAAGATGAAGTGGAGCTGGAACTTCCGCACGGCAAAACAATAAAAGGAATGGCGGTCAAACAGGGAGTCACTCTGATTACCGGCGGTGGTTATCATGGGAAAAGTACGCTGCTTCAAGCGATAGAGCGCGGTGTCTATCCGCATTGTAATGGAGATGGACGTGAATTTATTTGTACCGATCCGAGTGCTGTCAAAATACGAGCAGAGGATGGCAGAGAGATTTCGTCTGTGGATATCTCTCCTTTCATTTCCAATCTTCCTCATGGAAAAGATACAACTTCTTTTTCATCAAGTAATGCAAGCGGAAGTACGTCACAGGCGGCAAATGTGATGGAAGCATTAGAAATCGGAGCAGAAACATTATTGATTGATGAAGATACGAGTGCAACGAATTTTATGATCCGCGACGGTCGCATGCAAAAGCTGATTGATCCTGAAAATGAACCGATTACGCCATTTATTCACCGTATCACGCAGCTGGCGGAAGAAGCCGATAAATCGGTTATTTTGGTGACAGGCGGCTCCGGAGATTATTTTGCAGTGGCTGATAATGTGATTCTAATGGAGGAATATAAGCCGAAAAATGTAACAAAAAGAGCAAAAGAAATCATAAAGGAAGATCCAATTGCTCATAGTAATGTAGAACCGACGGATTTCATGAATGTGAAGAACCGGAAGTTATTAGCTTCTACATTTCCCAAACAAGCGGATCGAAAATTCAAGATTCAGGCGAAAGGACAATTTCAAATCTTATTTGGAAAAGAGCCGATTACTTTTGCTTATACAGAACAGTTAACAGACCCGTCCCAAACAAGAATGATTGCCGAAGTTATCCAATACCTTTATCGGAATAATGGGGAACAATATGCTTCCTTTTCGGATCTCATTCAACATATAGATGATAAAATGGATCAGGGATTGGAAAAACTGACGAAGAGCAATGGAAAACATCCTGGAGACTTGGCCAGACCAAGGAAAAATGAAATTGCAGCGGTACTGAATCGGATGCGTAAAGCTGTATTTTCCATGAAGTAA
- the queG gene encoding tRNA epoxyqueuosine(34) reductase QueG, with amino-acid sequence MKVEELKKDIQAYAKTIGIDEIGFTTADIFTELKERLRRQQELNYQSGFEKGSIEERTEPKRLLPEAQSIISIAVAYPSRMEQTPRGTKGDRRGIFARASWGIDYHVALRERLDKLGEYIRERVPDAIVKSMVDTGELSDRAVAERAGVGFSGKNTSIITKEHGSFVYLGEMLTNIPFIPDSPIEDGCGDCTICLDACPTGAIVQGGQLNAQRCIAFLTQTKDFLPEEFRNKIGNRLYGCDTCQQVCPWNRDKDAHFHEELEPDPELVKPRLRPMLHLSNREFKEKFGHMSGSWRGKKPIQRNVILALGHYKEKTAEEDLVAVMKHDPRPVIRGTAAWSLGKIGTASAREALADTLEKEADEQVQFEIENALSAMTVK; translated from the coding sequence GTGAAAGTAGAAGAGCTAAAAAAAGATATTCAAGCATATGCAAAAACGATTGGTATCGATGAGATTGGTTTTACAACAGCTGACATTTTTACGGAACTAAAGGAAAGGCTGCGGCGCCAGCAAGAACTAAATTATCAATCGGGCTTTGAAAAAGGAAGCATTGAAGAAAGAACGGAACCGAAGAGGCTGCTTCCGGAAGCACAATCTATCATTTCCATTGCCGTCGCCTATCCTTCGCGGATGGAGCAGACACCAAGAGGGACAAAAGGAGACAGACGCGGTATCTTTGCCCGTGCATCGTGGGGGATTGATTACCATGTCGCTTTAAGAGAACGGCTGGATAAACTCGGGGAATATATTCGAGAAAGAGTGCCTGATGCGATTGTTAAGTCAATGGTAGATACAGGAGAATTAAGCGACCGGGCAGTGGCTGAACGTGCTGGTGTAGGTTTTAGCGGTAAGAATACATCTATTATTACGAAAGAACATGGATCGTTTGTTTATTTAGGAGAAATGCTGACCAATATTCCATTTATTCCTGATTCCCCGATAGAAGACGGCTGCGGGGATTGTACAATTTGTTTGGATGCCTGTCCTACAGGAGCTATTGTGCAAGGCGGTCAGCTGAATGCACAGCGTTGTATCGCGTTTTTGACACAAACAAAAGATTTTCTGCCGGAAGAATTTCGTAACAAAATAGGCAATCGCTTATACGGGTGTGATACTTGCCAGCAGGTATGCCCTTGGAATCGTGATAAAGATGCGCATTTTCACGAAGAATTAGAGCCCGATCCTGAACTGGTTAAACCAAGGCTCAGACCAATGCTCCATTTATCGAATCGCGAGTTTAAGGAAAAGTTTGGCCATATGTCAGGTTCTTGGCGCGGAAAAAAACCAATTCAACGTAATGTGATTTTGGCGTTGGGTCATTATAAAGAAAAAACAGCGGAAGAGGATTTAGTGGCTGTGATGAAGCACGATCCACGACCAGTTATCCGCGGTACTGCTGCATGGTCTTTAGGGAAAATAGGAACAGCTTCTGCGAGAGAAGCACTTGCTGACACATTGGAAAAAGAAGCGGATGAACAAGTGCAGTTTGAAATAGAAAATGCGCTCTCTGCAATGACGGTGAAATAA
- a CDS encoding amidase domain-containing protein codes for MGDISTYWHRFFHGNKEGQDWWQKKKELCRKREAQLVKIKGKGLILSKQSYDTTNRTEYALHLEYLLKQGDFFYKEEQVIPYQFVKSANGKERHEYIEKPFVEKSRNPFPVFKQGNQKEPYRETEYNRLEAVKYAERWWNSFNPEYLRFEDDCTNYISQCLRAGGGPMWGEPVREQGWWYGSDSWSFSWSVAHSFRWYLSGSERGIRGIEVESPEELNPGDVICYDFDGDGAWNHSTIVVRKDVNNMPLVNAHTDNSRNRYWSYEDSTAWTPEIQYKFFRIEIN; via the coding sequence ATGGGCGATATCTCGACATATTGGCACCGTTTTTTCCATGGTAATAAAGAGGGGCAAGATTGGTGGCAGAAAAAGAAAGAACTCTGCAGGAAAAGAGAAGCGCAACTTGTAAAGATTAAAGGAAAAGGCCTTATCTTAAGTAAACAGTCCTATGACACAACGAACAGGACAGAATATGCGCTGCATCTGGAATATCTGCTGAAGCAGGGAGATTTTTTTTATAAGGAAGAACAGGTTATTCCATACCAATTTGTAAAAAGTGCAAATGGAAAAGAGCGGCATGAATATATCGAAAAACCATTTGTAGAGAAAAGCAGAAATCCTTTTCCGGTATTTAAGCAAGGTAACCAGAAAGAGCCTTACCGTGAAACAGAATACAACCGGCTGGAAGCAGTGAAATATGCAGAGCGGTGGTGGAACAGTTTTAATCCGGAATACCTCCGCTTTGAAGATGATTGTACAAATTATATTTCCCAATGCTTGCGGGCAGGGGGAGGCCCGATGTGGGGAGAACCGGTCCGGGAACAAGGCTGGTGGTATGGCAGTGATTCATGGAGTTTCAGCTGGTCTGTGGCACATTCTTTCCGCTGGTACTTAAGCGGATCGGAACGTGGAATAAGAGGAATAGAAGTTGAATCGCCAGAAGAATTGAACCCTGGTGATGTTATTTGCTATGATTTTGACGGAGACGGGGCATGGAATCATTCCACCATCGTGGTGCGAAAAGACGTAAATAACATGCCGCTGGTTAATGCTCATACGGATAACAGCCGCAACCGTTATTGGTCTTACGAAGATTCAACGGCCTGGACGCCGGAAATACAATATAAGTTTTTTCGCATTGAAATAAATTAG